The sequence GCCACGAGGAGGCCGGGTCTCCGAACGCTCCCTGTGAGCACGGCTGTGGAGTGTGACGGAGGAGCAGATGTTAGACTGTCCAGCAGACTACAGTGAAGACGGGGGGGagacccaccaccaccaccatcctCACCCCGATGACATCAAGCTGCACTTCCACAGAGCGGTGCCCGGCTCGGGGGGGGTTCTTGGAGGGGCTGTTCGGCTGTCTACGACCTGTCTGGAACATCATAGGGAAAACGTACTCGACAGAATACAAGCTACAACAGCAAGGTGAGTTCTGGGTTTACCTTTCAATTCAGGAAACTTAATTCTCTGTGTTAATTCAAATGTCCCGTTAAGCCTTGTGAAAAACAAATTCTAGTTCCCTCCTGTTTCGCCTGATGTAGTCTGAAACTGTAATTGAATAGCCGGCTCCAGCTTCACCATATTGCCGTTGTGGGCGATGCGGTTCAGCTGGTCAGTCTAAATCGAGGTCATGGTTAAGGTAGAGTCGCACAGAGTCGAGGTCAGACCGAACTGGGCTGGTCCTCGTGGTTCTTAGCTAATGTCCGAATGTGGCTGGAGATTTCAGCATCATAGCCTCTCCTCCGCTCTGCTTTCTAAACCCCATAGCAAGGATGGAAAAGTATATGATTCATCCTTTGACAGTTATAACAGTTATGCACAGGGCGTTGTATTTATTTGCTTGGTTGGCCTGAACATATGACATTTAGTGTGAATCATGTTGGGTGTGTTTTAATTTTTCTATAACTCTGAGGTGTTCAAATGAGTGGTCATCGCGAACCTAAATTACATGTCCCTTATTTGAACGttttgtaattaggttcaacctCAAGAAAAATGgtgatttattttaaaggaCTTTAGGAGGGTAGGCTCCGTTTAGCCAAGATGTTGTTCACGCCCAACCCAAAATAAAATTGAAAAATGGTAATCTTACTactcgtttttttatttttattaaattaaacaaacaaGTAGTTCATTTGTGACTCTAAGTTGTACTTTTAAAGCCAGCCTAACTGTATCTGCCCATTTTCCTTTGTGCTAAGCTGTGCTAACTGTGCTGCTAGCTGAAGCTTCATATTTACTGTTCCTTTTTAGTTAACTCTCAGCAAAAAGACAATGAGCTTAGTTTTCGAACGATTCCTCTAAAGAGCAAATAAGAGTATGGAAGAAAAAAAGGGggagaaagaaaaacaattgacAATCATATACCGTTCACAACTGTtgcatatattttattttgacaaaatgtcatgttcttgtTTCCAGACATGTGGGAGGTTCCATTCGAGGAGATCTCAGAGCTGAAAGTGGCTGGGCAGCGGTGCTCAAGGCGCCGTCTTCTTGGGAAATTTCCGCTCTGAGGAGGGTGGCCATCAAGAAAGTGCGTGAGCAGAAGGAGACGGACATCAAACCCCTGAGAAAACTCAAGCACCCAAATATCATCAGCTTCAAGTAGGATAACAACATGTTACCTGATAGTATGCAAATGTGCAAGGTGAAACATGTTGTCCTTATCAGGATCCATCAGTCTTTAAAACCATTGTTCCTGTGTTTTGTCCATCTCAGGGGTGTGTGCACCCAGGCGCCTTGCTACTGCATCATCATGGAATACTAGTGCTCAGGGGCCAGCTGTAGGAGGTGCTGAGGGCCGGCAGGAAGGTGACCCCCAGGATGCTGGTGGACTGGGCCACGGGCATCGCCAGCGGCATGAACTACCTGCACCTGCAACAAGATCATCCACAGGGATCTCAAGTCTCCCAAGTGAGTTTCCTCCTTTCCTGGTACTTTAGAATGAAAGTGTATGTCGTTTTAGGGATCCAAAATTATAAGAATATTAATTATAACGATAATATAAAGCCACATTTCTCACTGGTTAGTGATCGGCCCCAGTACTTCGGACTAGAGCCAGACATGTCCTAGTTTGGATGTTTGTTCAGAGTTTCAAAGGAAAACAACACATTGGCAAAATAAGTTTTAatgttctttgttttgttttgtaaaaacTATAATATCAGTTTAGGTTAGAGCTGGGATATTGAATCATCCATCTTTGCTGACTACATCCTATCCTTTCTTAATCTTAGGTAACTATAGGTTATGAACTTCTGTactttaattatgtgaaattatCAATTATCTTATCACTATCAAACATTTAGTTTTTGTTCATTTTCAGCCACTGTGTTTTCTAATACCTAATCTATGCAAATTATTCTTATATTCTTTACATTGAGCGGGTCCCCCACTTATAATTGTGTTGAATAGTAATAGATATAATTTAAATGTCAATGTGTCGGTACGTAAAGCTGCAAATGATCTACAGTAGAGGAGTACAGTATGTTTTCCTTGTTTTTTCCCTGTTATGTAATAGCGCTGCTGGTGGTACTTCAAGTTGATTCGCAACAACATTCATCTCTTTGGAGTCTTGACGTTAACTAATGTTATTCTCAGAaataataaaaccctctctccttGACATAAGAGTCGAAACAgtgtcctgctcctcctccccctGCACACTGTAGCCCTGTTCCTCTAATCGatatcatcatgctgctgcagtGCCAAACACTGTATTAGTCAGCAGAATGATAGCAGGCTACTGACTGTGCTGGAATGGTCAGTCTCATTTCGCTAATGGGCTGATTCAGATGTACATTGTGCTTCTGTAGCCATCTTTTTGGCTTGGGGATGTAAATGCTACAAAAAGAATGTCAACCCCCTTTAAAGCCAGTGGAAATGTCACAGGATAAAAAATGAGTCTGGAAGGTTTAACACAGGTTCATGTGGCCTGGATTAATGTCGCTCTGACACTGCTTGGCTTCAATATGATGTTTTTATATGAACACTATAATTACTAGAGGAGGATAAAGATTATTACAGGACCACTGTAAACTTGTAGAAGCTTGTCTTTCTTGGTTCTCTAGATTAAACCTTGCTAACAAGttttctgtctgtgtctgttttTTCAGTGTTTTGGTCACATACAACGACACTGTGAAAATCTCTGACTTTGGAACGTCCAAAGAGCTCAGTGACAAAAGTACAAAGATGTCATTTGCGGGTACGGGTGGCCTGGATGGCCCCAGAAGTGATAAGAAATGAGCCTGTGTCGGAAAAAGTAGACATCTGGTAAGTACTAAAACTACACAGTGAAGAAATGTAAAGTCATTAATGTGGAGCCGTACTGACGCCTTACTCTCTTTGCTTTTCTGTTGAAGGTCATTTGGGGTCGTGTTGTGGGAACTTCTGACCGGAGAGATTCCCTACAAAGACGTGGACTCCTCCGCCATCATTTGGGGTGTGGGCAGCAACAGTCTCCACCTTCCTGTCCCCTCCACCTGCCCGGATGGCTTCAAAAATCCTCATGAAACAAACATGGTGCGTGTGGATAACACTGTATATTCTGTTAGAATATTGGTGTTTTAAGGCTTGGTGCTACGTCTATACTTTAAGACAAATGCTAACGGCGCCTACTTACCGTTCTCATATAATTACATATCGTCTCCCTGTTATTTGCTTATTTTAGGCAAAGCAAGCCCAGGAATAGGCCCTCGTTTCGTCAGATCCTCCTACACCTCGACATTGCTGCTGCTGATATCCTGGGAGCTCCTCAGGAGAGACCTACTTCAAGTCTCAGGTCGGCCCTACTATACTCAATAACCTCCACTTTGTATTTGTCACAGTACTTTATACACTTACAAACACAAGTTTGCTTTGCTTAAATAATAAAGTAGTACACAAGCCAGTAGATAAGATAGATAGTATTAATCTCTTTATTCTATTCTCTCTATACTAATAACTATTATATTATCTTAGTGCGGAGTCTCATGGAATATGTGTGAAAGAGtgtattttcatttttctttgTATGTGTTGATCCATATTACAGTCAGAATGGAGGGAGGAAGTGAGGAAACATTTTGAGAAGATCAAAAGTGAAGGCACTTGCATCACAGGCTGGACGAGGAGCTGATCCGACGCAGGAGGGATGAACTCAGGTGTGTAGGGGAGGAGAGACACAGGAGGCATGATTTACAGGTAGAGGAAGCAGCAGGCAACCCATAGCTTGTTGTGGTTTCAAAAGTATTTGAATGACATACTCCTTGTTAATCATGTAGTTTGGTAATGTGTTTGGAAGTAAACATTTGTATGCATTTCCTAAACTCTCTCAGGCACGCACTGGACATCCGGGAGCACTatgagaggaagctggagcGAGCCAACAACCTGTACATGGAGCTCAGCGCCATCATGCTGCAGCTGGAGGTACGCGAGAAGGAACTCATGAAGTATGTCAATAAATCCTTCATCAGGGTATTCATCAGCGATGTGCTGCTGTCCTGCTCCCTTCCTCAGTATCAGACCTTACTATTATTTGCTCCTTATAACATGTTTTTCCAGCAATAAAATAATGGAGATCTTTACAATGGTCCGTCAGGAGGACAAATGTTTGTATATTTAGTTAGTGAGGAGAATAGAGAAAAAGTAACTATTTTCAGTCAGTTTGTAACACTAGAACAATAGGGTGTTTTATTAGATTAGAATCCTTTATTGTCACTACACAGAGTACAGCGAAAGATTCACATCACTATTAATAATGATAAGTATAACTTTATTGATACAGCACTTTTCAAAACAAACgtcacaaagtgctttacatggaTTAGAACAAACCGTTCAGTTGGCAACAAAGCATGAGAAATTCCCCAAACCCACCCAATAAAATATCCAGCATTTCATAGCAGCAGTcatacaaaaaaagaaagaaggtaAGAGAAATAACACATGGATGTTGCGTCAAACAGAATGGTGTCATCATTAGTTAAAAGCTTTAATAAAAGGAGAGTTTTAATAAGTGATTTAAAAGATGTCACTGATTCAGACGTGTGTTTTACATGTTTTTCACATTCTTGCTGCACTTCTCAGGCAACTACTTATTTTTTGCGTGGGAAATGAATCTCAGATTCTTTTTGCCAATTCCgtgatacattttttttacccGTGAGGATTCCTCCCTCTTCTGAAAAATTCCTGTATATGTTGTCCTGTGTtttccaaaaaaacaaaacaatcaaataaataaaatagaaagtAATTTTTTGCATTCAAACTGAAAGTAGGATCATCTGTATTGGTTTCAGATAAATTGTGGAGTAATGTTAGTGTTGGTTAAACTCTTGAAACTGTGTGAATGCTGCGCTCTGTCCAAACTAATTGTGCCGTCCCTGCAGGAGAGAGTCGGCAGTGGAGAAGAAATATCCCGGAACCTATAAGCGCCAGCTGGTCCGACCCATCGCCAGGTCCAATGCTGTCGAGAAGCTCATCAAGAAGAAGAGCAGCATGTCCCACAAACCTGGGATGCCCAACACCAAACGGTATGAACTGTAGAGAATCGAGCAGCTCATTTGAAAAGTAAGATGCTAAACATCGATTAGCATTGGCATTCTCAGGTTCATCCAGATGATGAGCTACAAATTGATCTGTTAAATAATTGACATTGGGCCATTGAAGTTTAAAAAGGAATTAACCACCGGGGGAATATTCAGTGTAAAAACTACATTTTTGTAAAGTGGTAACAAACATCAACAATTTCCAAGCAAAGTATTCTCTGGGGTTTTAAAGTCACTAATAAGAGAAATAAACTCTCTAATACGCCACTGTACAACTCGTATAAACTAATACAGACTTACTTAATTAGGTTCTAGTAAAGCCAGAAGTTTAAGTTTTACACATTGGGCATAAAGTTATGAGGAAAATAATAAATTCAGATACATTATGTAATGTTAATTAAATGCCTTTCTTTCAGGCCGGACTTGCTTCGCTCTGAAGGCATCCCGGGCCTGGACCACCTCCCCTCCCCCTCGCCTCTCTCTGCCAGCCCCAAGATCTCCACCCCTCCCGGTAAAGCCCGCTACCGCAGCAAGCCTCGCCATCCGCCGCGCCAACAGCAAGGGCAGCCACAGCGAGTTCCCCGGCCTGCTGAGGCCTCTCACCGCAGCGTTAGAAGAGGTCCCAGTCCCTCCAGGAGCAGGCCGTTCCTCCATCACCACCACCCACCACCTCCCAACCACCGAGGGGCCTCTTCTCCCCCTGAAGAGCCGCGAGGAGGCCGTTGTCAACTGTGCCAACAACCTTCGTTACTTCGGCCCTGCCGCCCCTCTCCGCAGCCCTCAGACGGACCACCTGCAGCGCCGCGTCTCCGGCTGCAGCCCCGACCTCATATCAAACCGCTGTGGATGCAAACACACGACAGCGGACTTCATCCACCAGCACCAGCCTCGCTGCTGGTGCTGGGTCTCTGTGCCCCTGCTGCCAGGCCCACCCCTTCCCCCGGCTGCCTACACTGTCAGGAGACCCCTCCTGCAGCCAGCCACCCGGAGCTGCCTCACTACTCCCTGCTCAACACCCAGGAAGGCTCCGCGTCCTCTTAGGGGCCCAGAGCAAAGACCCCCGCCTCAGACGGAGAGGCTGCAAAGAAAGCTGAGCCGCAGGAAACAGCAGGCATCCCAACGCACTCACACCCTGGCCAGCGCCCTGCCCCGGACCCTCAGACCCCTCAGGAAGGTgagcagaggtgtgtgtgtgtatctgggtctgtatgtgtgtgtgtgtgtgtggtgtgtgtgtgtgtgtgggtgtgtgtgtgtgtgtgtgtgtgtgtgtggtgtgtgtgtgtgtgtgtggtgtgtgtgtgtgtgtgtgtgtgtgtgtgtgtgtgtgtgtgtgtgtgtgtggtgtgtgtgttgtgtgtgtgtgtgtgtgtgtgtgtgtgtgtgtgtgtgtgtgtgtgtgtgtgtgtgtgtgtgtgtgtgtgtgtgtgtgtgtgtgtcccctctgACCGGTGCTTTAAAAGCTGTCATTTCTTCACAGGGTGGAGATGAGTCgtctgaagaggaggagggagaggttGATAGCGAAGTGGAGTTTCCACGGAGACAGAGGTAAAATCTAGGTTGCAACGTCTGCCACCGTCAACCTTCACTGTGTTGTAAAGCTGTTACATGACATGCTGCAACAAAAAGAAAGAACAGACCAATACAGCACCATAACCAATATAATCACTGTAGTTTGCTGGATACAATGAAACATGTATAAAGCAGTATATACATGGAACAACTGGATTCAAATAATGTACGTTGTCTTCCTCCGCTGCCTCACAGGCCTCATCGCTGTATGAGCAGCTTCCAGTCCTACTCCACCTTCAGCTCAGAGAACCTGTCGGTGTCTGACGGGGAGGAGGGGAACACCAGCGACCACTTCCCACAGCGGGCCCCTGGAGAGGCTGAGCGCCAGCCAGGAGGAGcacctggatgagctgctgtcCCACACCCCCGACATCCCCATCGACATCTCCACCCAATCAGACGGCCTCTCCGACAAGGAGTGCGCCGTCCGCAGGGTGAAGACCCAGATCTCCCTGGGGAAACTGTGCTCCGACGAACACAGCTACGAGGTCAGTACTATGGTAAAAAGCTGTCATTATAGCcatgcagaggtgggaagtagtagagtacaaatacttcgttactgtacttaagcacatttttctggtatcagtacctTACTCCActgcttatttttctgacgactttttacttttacttcttacattttgaacacaaatacctgtactttctacttcttacattttcaaaacaggattgttactttagttttaaaCTGCGATTGGTgacgtgatcattattatttagagtcatttgaacacgatccgtgtatccatcatttccttgTCTTCTCTAAACAAGAGAgaccaatgaaaacgttgtcatgttgctgtTGTTCAGCttcgaaacattcattagctaacaattacattattgttctattaatatgaagggaggtcagttactctttaaaacagctggtagttgtgggtactttttacttaagtacatttcgaagcccatacttctttacttttacttgagtaaagaagtttagtcagtacttctacttttaccagagtatttttaaacacgcaGTGGTGAgctgtcagggccctctaggccctctttgagagcctaagatattctacaaaataatatttaaaaacattaaaaaaaaaagatatttttaaaaaatatttttcattagttttaccaagataacttgatttaattgtattcaaaataacatttccaaataaataaatccttggaatctgcctattcagtttccgtttgaatgtgaagggttaaatgaaagaagctcgtctctgcgagttacggtgaagacaggagctgttggacgtccagctatgaattcacagagggcccgctatagtaactggaagagagagtaatgtcaaatgacagtacaattgaccaatcatatcttccatATCTAATGGATGggttttattatcgcggactttatgacgagttccgcccgctgtgaaacttttcttgtttccatagcaacaacaacttcctttcaacagcgtaaactcaacttcaaaataaaagcatgccaaattgcacttaagacatacaactgcaacgaaggtaacaaacacaatgcaatatccttttcaatttcaaagaacacaaattgggttatttacaggtgttgttttgtgtggtagagggtcgctttcattgatgcgttttgcaccccgggccgttgttttgatattccgctgaagtatacgctgtgacgtaataacttcttttttttcgagggtgggggtcagagggcctaggtataaaagtcacggcttgcTACTGTaaacgagtatctgtacttctacttgagtaaaggatgtgtttaCTTTTGCCATCCATGTAGCCATGCCATCAAACAATCAAGATTCCCTAATACTAAATCCCTCTTTCCCTCCCAGAATCCACTACAATTTGGGGACTCAGACTGTGATACGTCTGAAGCAGAGTGCTCCGATGCCACCATCAGAAACAACAAAGCCCCTTCCTCGTGGTGAAATCCGCCCCCCCCAGGGCTTCAGCTTCTTTTTCATGCCTTGAGGCCCTCGGGTCCCACTCTGCCCCGCAGAAGATACAGCAATAAGAGGACGACATTGTAAACAAAGCTCCTTATAGCAAAGCCCCATGCAATCTCTCCCAGAACATCCCTTATCTTCattacaacaaaaaaaaacgttcCCTCTCATCTCTAGCTCAGCATCCAGGGATCCCCCTTTTGAATGATAATGTACAGTAGAACATTCATAATTTATTTTTGTCTGAGTTTTGAAGGAAAATCTGTAAATTCTCTGAATCTgaacagatacaaaaaaaacattttgaaaactGAGCATGGGCTttgtatgatgatgatgatgataatgatgatgatCCAAAATACCCAACCAACAAGGACCTCCCCTCTTACTAAAGATCTACCTGCTTCATGATGAGCCCTGGTACCCTGCCTCCCCAACTTCCATCCCCTCCCCACCATAATGAGTGAGGAATGGGGAGCTTATAAAAACACCAGCATGAACAACCTGCTTAGCAACCGGACTCCTAgaaaccatgtgtcccctccgtCACCAGGGTCTCCTCTCTACTGTCCAGCATGCCTGTGCAGCGCGCAAAAAATGCACAACGCTGCCAGAGGACTGCATGAAGTGCACAAGCTCTCAGTGCAAAAAAGACTGACAGTTAAGGACACCATACAAACAAAAAGAAACTCTTCCTCACACAGCTCATCCTCTTCGAGACATTGTCATCATCAATCAGGAGTCGTGAGATGTTTAGGGAGGTTTCAGTGTGTATGAAAACAGCCCTTTCCTTCTCCATTAGACATTACAGTTTCAAGTCTCATCTCAGGATTGTTCGAGGACTGTGAGAAACTGGACTGGACCAAATATTGTGTAGGGATCCTCTTTAAGCGGCACATACTACGGACCATATAGGAATATTAAAAAAGGGTCCTCCAGATAGCCTTGATGTTCAACCTTTTATTGC is a genomic window of Pseudochaenichthys georgianus chromosome 21, fPseGeo1.2, whole genome shotgun sequence containing:
- the map3k13 gene encoding LOW QUALITY PROTEIN: mitogen-activated protein kinase kinase kinase 13 (The sequence of the model RefSeq protein was modified relative to this genomic sequence to represent the inferred CDS: inserted 4 bases in 3 codons; deleted 9 bases in 8 codons; substituted 2 bases at 2 genomic stop codons) encodes the protein MLDCPADYSEDGGETHHHHHPHPDDIKLHFHRAVPGSGGFLEGLFGCLRPVWNIIGKTYSTEYKLQQQDMWEVPFEEISELKWLGSGAQGAVFLGNFRSEEVAIKKVREQKETDIKPLRKLKHPNIISFKGVCTQAPCYCIIMEYXCSXGQLXEVLRAGRKVTPRMLVDWATGIASGMNYLHLNKIIHRDLKSPNVLVTYNDTVKISDFGTSKELSDKSTKMSFAGTVAWMAPEVIRNEPVSEKVDIWSFGVVLWELLTGEIPYKDVDSSAIIWGVGSNSLHLPVPSTCPDGFKILMKQTWQSKPRNRPSFRQILLHLDIAAADILGAPQETYFKSQSEWREEVRKHFEKIKSEGTCXHRLDEELIRRRRDELRHALDIREHYERKLERANNLYMELSAIMLQLEVREKELMKRESAVEKKYPGTYKRQLVRPIARSNAVEKLIKKKSSMSHKPGMPNTKRPDLLRSEGIPGLDHLPSPSPLSASPKISTPPGKARYRSKPRHRRANSKGSHSEFPGLLRPLTAALEEVPVPPGAGRSSITTTHHLPTTEGPLLPLKSREEAVVNCANNLRYFGPAAPLRSPQTDHLQRRVSGCSPDLISNRCGCKHTTADFIHQHQPRCWCWVSVPLLPGPPLPPAAYTVRRPLLQPATRSCLTTPCSTPRKAPRPLRGPEQRPPPQTERLQRKLSRRKQQASQRTHTLASALPRTLRPLRKGGDESSEEEEGEVDSEVEFPRRQRPHRCMSSFQSYSTFSSENLSVSDGEEGNTSDHXSHSGPLERLSASQEEHLDELLSHTPDIPIDISTQSDGLSDKECAVRRVKTQISLGKLCSDEHSYENPLQFGDSDCDTSEAECSDATIRNNKAPSSW